The following coding sequences are from one Mycobacterium bourgelatii window:
- a CDS encoding SpoIIE family protein phosphatase, producing the protein MSAQMDWDKTVGTSDDVRRVFENIPAMIVGLEGPDHRFVAVNAAFRAFNPVKETVGKTAKEVYPELESQQIYEMFDRVYKTGEPQTGSEWRLQADYDGSGIEERYFDFVVTPRHGADGSIEGVQVMFDDVTTRVQARLASDARVAELSKRYRNVRDSAALMQQALLAPSVPVVPGADVAAEYLVAAEDTAAGGDWFDVLALGDRLVLIVGDVVGHGVEAAAVMSQLRTALRMQICAGRTITEALQAVDDFHHQVPGSRSATMCVGSLNFATGEFQYCTAGHPPPLLVTAEASSKYLEPSGGGPLGSGVGFAIRTEVLDIGDSVLLYTDGLIERPGRPLTASTAEFAELAASIAAGVGGFVLDAGGRPVDRLCSETLELLLRSSGYNDDVTLLAVQRRTPTPPLKLTVDSSIHAARTIRSRLRQWLMEIGAADADISDVVHAVSEFAENAVEHGYGKEVPDGITLEASLSGDGKLQAAVIDRGRWKDHRVGEQGRGRGLAMAEALVSEAHVTRTPNGTTATLTHRLSRPAQFVTDAVVSRSTYQRPIDSEFVSTVAETGHIVVRGDVDSHTAPTLDRQIAVESRSGIAPLTIDLSAVTHLGSAGISALAAARDRATKHGGECVLVAPPGSPAHHVLSLVQLPVSAGDSHNVYADDR; encoded by the coding sequence ATGTCGGCCCAGATGGACTGGGACAAAACGGTCGGCACGTCTGACGACGTGCGACGCGTATTTGAGAATATCCCCGCAATGATCGTCGGGTTAGAGGGCCCCGACCATCGCTTCGTCGCGGTGAATGCGGCCTTCCGCGCCTTCAATCCGGTAAAGGAAACTGTCGGGAAGACCGCGAAAGAGGTGTACCCGGAGCTCGAGAGCCAACAGATCTACGAGATGTTCGACCGGGTGTACAAAACCGGCGAGCCACAAACCGGATCGGAGTGGCGGCTGCAGGCCGACTACGACGGTTCGGGTATCGAAGAACGGTACTTCGACTTCGTCGTTACTCCACGTCACGGCGCCGACGGGTCGATCGAGGGCGTGCAAGTCATGTTCGACGACGTCACCACGCGCGTGCAGGCGAGGCTGGCCTCCGACGCGCGGGTGGCGGAGCTGTCCAAGCGGTACCGCAACGTCCGCGATTCCGCCGCGCTCATGCAGCAGGCCTTGCTCGCCCCGTCGGTGCCGGTCGTGCCGGGCGCGGATGTGGCCGCGGAGTATCTGGTCGCCGCAGAGGACACCGCCGCCGGGGGCGACTGGTTCGATGTGCTGGCCTTGGGTGACCGACTCGTGCTCATCGTCGGTGACGTCGTCGGTCATGGCGTTGAGGCTGCCGCAGTCATGTCGCAGTTGCGCACCGCCTTGCGCATGCAGATCTGTGCGGGACGCACGATCACCGAAGCGCTGCAAGCCGTCGACGACTTTCATCACCAGGTGCCCGGGTCGCGGTCGGCCACCATGTGTGTCGGCTCGCTGAACTTCGCCACCGGTGAATTCCAGTACTGCACCGCTGGGCACCCGCCGCCCCTGCTGGTGACGGCCGAGGCCAGCTCGAAGTATCTGGAACCGTCCGGCGGCGGCCCACTGGGCAGCGGCGTCGGTTTCGCTATCCGCACCGAGGTGCTCGATATCGGCGACTCGGTGTTGCTGTACACCGACGGCCTGATCGAGCGCCCAGGTCGGCCGCTGACTGCCAGCACCGCCGAATTCGCCGAATTGGCCGCCAGCATCGCCGCGGGTGTCGGCGGGTTTGTCCTCGACGCGGGCGGCCGCCCGGTGGACCGCCTCTGCTCGGAGACACTCGAATTGCTGCTCCGTTCCAGCGGCTACAACGACGACGTCACCTTGCTTGCGGTGCAACGCCGAACGCCGACACCACCGCTGAAGCTGACGGTCGACTCGTCGATCCACGCCGCGCGGACCATCAGGTCCCGCCTTCGACAGTGGCTGATGGAGATCGGCGCCGCTGACGCCGACATTTCCGATGTGGTGCACGCGGTCTCAGAGTTCGCCGAAAACGCCGTCGAACATGGGTACGGCAAAGAAGTTCCGGACGGAATCACCCTCGAGGCATCGCTGTCCGGCGACGGCAAGTTGCAAGCCGCGGTCATCGACCGCGGCCGGTGGAAGGACCATCGGGTGGGCGAGCAAGGCCGCGGGCGCGGGCTGGCGATGGCCGAGGCGCTGGTGTCGGAGGCGCACGTCACCCGCACCCCCAACGGAACGACCGCGACATTGACGCACCGCCTCTCCCGACCGGCGCAGTTCGTCACCGATGCGGTGGTCAGCCGGTCGACCTACCAACGGCCGATCGACAGTGAGTTCGTCTCGACCGTCGCCGAGACTGGCCACATCGTCGTCCGGGGGGACGTCGATTCGCATACCGCGCCGACCCTGGATCGGCAGATCGCCGTCGAAAGCCGCTCCGGAATCGCCCCCCTGACGATCGACCTCAGCGCCGTCACCCATCTCGGCTCGGCCGGCATCAGCGCCTTGGCCGCGGCGCGCGACCGGGCAACCAAGCACGGCGGCGAGTGTGTGCTGGTGGCCCCGCCGGGCAGCCCGGCGCACCACGTCTTGTCGCTGGTCCAGTTACCGGTCAGTGCCGGCGACAGCCACAACGTCTACGCCGACGACCGATAA
- a CDS encoding acyl-CoA dehydrogenase family protein has product MTTQESVAEFAARARAWLADHMPPIDPLARPAAPRDDEASWQRARELQQRLYEGGFAGICFPREYGGLGLDYEYQRAFDEESLRYEMPLILNTPTFTICCATLLDTGTEEQKRQHIAAALRGEEVLVQLLSEPSGGSDLAGVITRADRRGDRWVINGAKTWSTSAFAADYGLCLARTNWEVPKHEGLTMFLVPISHPGITLRRITQLNGSREFCEEFLDDVDVGDDAVVGEVNGGWAVASRQLYHERRAVGQGSEFASGGGSEGGHQTPVDYAALAEKTGQADSERVHELAGRALVHRAVAEQLTEHVYRSVRDGRLPPAGGTLIRLFYAETVHCEMDTSLAIAGPAGVVGQLGDGLQTGLRYLARQGVAIGGGTTEVARNVIGERVLNFPREYAADRGIPFNQVRHGQTR; this is encoded by the coding sequence ATGACAACCCAAGAGTCCGTTGCCGAGTTCGCCGCGCGGGCCAGGGCGTGGCTGGCCGACCATATGCCGCCCATCGACCCGTTGGCGCGACCGGCCGCGCCGCGCGACGACGAGGCCTCGTGGCAACGCGCGCGAGAACTCCAACAGCGGCTCTACGAAGGCGGATTCGCCGGCATCTGCTTCCCGCGCGAATATGGCGGGTTAGGGCTGGATTACGAGTACCAACGCGCGTTCGACGAGGAATCCCTGCGTTATGAAATGCCGCTGATCCTCAACACGCCGACCTTCACCATCTGCTGCGCGACCTTGCTCGACACCGGCACCGAGGAGCAGAAGAGGCAACACATCGCGGCCGCCCTGCGGGGCGAGGAAGTCCTGGTGCAGTTGTTGTCCGAACCCAGCGGCGGATCGGATCTGGCGGGTGTCATCACCCGAGCCGACCGCCGGGGTGACCGCTGGGTGATCAACGGTGCCAAGACCTGGAGCACCAGCGCCTTCGCCGCGGACTATGGACTGTGCCTGGCCCGCACCAATTGGGAGGTGCCCAAGCACGAAGGCCTGACGATGTTCTTGGTGCCCATCTCCCACCCCGGTATCACCTTGCGGCGCATCACCCAGCTGAACGGCTCGCGCGAGTTCTGCGAGGAGTTCCTCGACGACGTCGACGTTGGCGACGACGCCGTGGTCGGTGAGGTGAACGGCGGCTGGGCCGTGGCGTCACGGCAGCTGTACCACGAGCGACGTGCGGTTGGTCAGGGTTCGGAGTTCGCCAGCGGTGGCGGCAGCGAAGGAGGACACCAGACGCCGGTCGACTATGCCGCCCTGGCCGAGAAGACCGGCCAGGCCGACAGCGAAAGGGTGCACGAGTTGGCCGGGCGCGCACTGGTGCACCGTGCGGTGGCCGAACAGCTGACCGAGCACGTCTACCGCAGCGTCCGGGACGGCCGGCTGCCGCCCGCCGGCGGAACCCTGATCAGACTCTTTTACGCCGAGACGGTCCACTGCGAGATGGACACCTCGTTGGCCATCGCCGGACCGGCCGGCGTCGTCGGGCAGCTCGGGGACGGCCTGCAAACCGGGCTGCGCTACCTGGCCCGGCAGGGGGTTGCCATCGGCGGCGGCACCACCGAGGTGGCCCGCAACGTCATCGGGGAACGGGTGCTGAACTTCCCTCGGGAATATGCCGCCGACCGCGGCATTCCCTTCAACCAGGTGCGCCACGGCCAAACCCGTTAG
- a CDS encoding acyl-CoA dehydrogenase family protein, with product MTAVDSPEKILFTSTTQAFLQKEASLGHVRQLHAEGKSFDRDWWRRAAQLGWTGLLVPEELGGGSVSGDGVSDLAAVAEDLGKTVAPGPLYPVSTVLAGLVENRGPEAHAELIESLVSGETVASWAVLEPGRPWAPLDPAVTATPTDAGYRISGTKDLVEAGAQSDVLLVVARCGPDSSEVRQFLVPTDAPGVTVTPLQSVDLVKQYARVHFDDVAAPASSVVGAAAETAGVIERQSQIAQVLQCAEVVGILQTVFDFTVQWALDRHTFGRPLASYQALKHGFADMKMWLEACRATTAAAVAEVAARSTTAGLSASIAKSYVGEVAGQIVQRCVQMHGGIGVTWEHDLHLYLRRVTLYRAMFGTPEEHNCRVYAWHAKAKSAE from the coding sequence ATGACCGCTGTCGACTCTCCCGAAAAGATACTCTTTACCTCCACCACCCAAGCATTTCTCCAGAAAGAAGCGTCGCTGGGGCATGTTCGCCAGCTGCATGCGGAGGGGAAATCTTTTGACCGCGACTGGTGGCGTCGGGCCGCCCAGCTGGGGTGGACGGGGCTACTGGTGCCCGAGGAATTGGGTGGTGGCAGCGTCTCGGGTGACGGCGTCTCGGACTTGGCGGCCGTTGCCGAAGACCTGGGCAAGACCGTGGCGCCGGGGCCCCTGTACCCGGTGAGCACCGTGCTGGCGGGCCTGGTCGAGAACCGCGGGCCAGAGGCCCATGCTGAGCTGATCGAGTCGTTGGTATCCGGCGAAACGGTGGCGTCGTGGGCGGTCTTGGAACCCGGTCGCCCTTGGGCGCCGCTCGACCCGGCGGTGACGGCTACGCCGACCGACGCCGGCTACCGCATCAGCGGAACCAAGGACCTGGTCGAAGCCGGCGCGCAGAGCGATGTGTTGCTGGTGGTGGCACGCTGCGGCCCGGACAGTTCCGAGGTTCGTCAATTTCTGGTCCCGACGGACGCGCCCGGGGTGACCGTCACGCCCCTACAGTCAGTCGACCTGGTCAAGCAGTACGCACGCGTGCACTTCGACGACGTCGCAGCGCCAGCCTCATCGGTCGTCGGTGCTGCCGCTGAGACCGCCGGGGTGATCGAACGGCAGAGCCAGATCGCCCAAGTGCTGCAGTGCGCCGAGGTGGTGGGCATCCTGCAGACGGTGTTCGACTTCACGGTCCAGTGGGCGCTGGACCGGCACACGTTCGGTCGCCCGCTGGCCTCCTATCAAGCGCTCAAACACGGGTTCGCCGATATGAAGATGTGGCTGGAAGCGTGCCGCGCGACCACCGCCGCCGCGGTCGCCGAAGTCGCCGCGCGGTCAACGACGGCTGGGCTGTCGGCCAGCATCGCCAAGTCCTACGTCGGTGAGGTGGCGGGCCAGATCGTGCAGCGATGCGTGCAAATGCACGGCGGCATCGGTGTCACCTGGGAGCACGACCTACACCTGTACCTGAGGCGAGTTACGTTGTACCGAGCCATGTTCGGCACACCCGAGGAACACAACTGCAGGGTGTACGCCTGGCATGCCAAAGCGAAATCGGCTGAATGA
- a CDS encoding alpha/beta hydrolase yields MTQTNVTRPQSLSRIDPALRDAAAELGIVEFSLETLPAEREHANRVAADRAAGVDTTGVTIDDRSITGTDGQQVNLRLYRGDARSGLPVVIYAHGGAFVTGNLDSDHPQCVELARAAGCLVVSVDYRLAPEHPCPAAIDDLEAALRHVVEHSAELDVDAGRVAVMGRDAGGALVASLAQRMFDDEGPNILLQILHQPMLDSDATPSRREFQRTPGLNGQAVSRAWSHYLGHATPSGQHVPGHRANLEGLPPTFISCSAIDPCRDEAISYANRLLHAYVHTELHVFAATFNGFDSVVPSWVVSQENWALHARSLRRAFAARPA; encoded by the coding sequence ATGACGCAGACGAATGTCACCCGGCCACAAAGCCTTAGCCGCATCGATCCGGCGCTGAGGGACGCCGCCGCCGAGCTGGGCATCGTCGAATTCAGCTTGGAAACTCTGCCCGCCGAGCGGGAACACGCCAACCGGGTCGCCGCCGACCGGGCCGCAGGAGTGGACACGACCGGCGTCACCATCGACGACCGCTCCATCACCGGTACCGACGGTCAGCAGGTGAATCTTCGCCTCTACCGGGGAGATGCCAGGTCCGGGCTGCCCGTGGTGATCTATGCACACGGTGGGGCTTTTGTGACGGGGAATCTGGACAGCGACCACCCGCAGTGCGTCGAGCTGGCCCGCGCGGCCGGTTGCCTGGTGGTATCGGTCGACTACCGGCTGGCGCCGGAGCACCCGTGTCCGGCGGCCATCGACGACCTTGAGGCGGCCCTGCGCCACGTCGTCGAGCACAGCGCCGAACTTGATGTCGACGCCGGGCGGGTCGCGGTGATGGGACGTGATGCCGGTGGGGCGCTCGTCGCCAGCCTTGCCCAGCGCATGTTCGACGACGAGGGGCCGAACATTCTGCTGCAGATCCTGCATCAGCCGATGCTGGACTCCGATGCGACGCCGTCACGGCGTGAGTTCCAGCGCACGCCCGGCCTCAACGGCCAGGCGGTGAGCCGCGCGTGGAGCCATTACCTGGGGCACGCCACCCCGTCGGGTCAACACGTTCCCGGGCACCGAGCCAACCTGGAGGGCTTGCCGCCGACATTCATCAGTTGCTCGGCGATCGACCCGTGCCGCGACGAAGCCATCAGCTACGCCAACCGGCTGTTGCACGCCTACGTGCACACCGAGCTACACGTGTTCGCGGCCACCTTCAATGGTTTCGACTCGGTGGTGCCGAGTTGGGTTGTATCGCAAGAGAACTGGGCGTTGCATGCCCGCTCACTGCGCCGCGCGTTCGCCGCTAGACCGGCGTGA
- a CDS encoding cytochrome P450 produces the protein MSLSTDRFDSEGQALTLDFTGETSPYPFFEQMRRTDPVWHGSLSDTSQMPEELRPKDEWVLFNYDDVFHAFRDDRIFTSAEYDKTIGLVMGHTILAMGGKEHHDHRNLVAKAFRATALERWEPSVIGPVCDALVDEIKDRGEADLVKAVTFEFPTRIISVLLGLPPEDLDLFRRLSLDLISIPTDIMAGLTAAAELHGYFLEQVEQRRRKPTDDIIGDLVAAEIDGQKLSDEAIIAFLRLLLPAGLETTYRSSGNLLYLLLTHPEQLEMVYRDRSLIPMAIEEGLRFETPLTMVTRTTTEDVEIGGKTIPEGAQVDMCMGSANRDETRWTDPNTFDIRRPRQAHIAFAGGIHMCLGMHLARMETRVMLNSLFDRVKDLTFVPDDGTGVESKIVGLTFRSPNKLPVTFAPTA, from the coding sequence ATGTCGCTCAGCACCGATCGCTTCGATTCCGAGGGTCAGGCCCTCACCCTCGACTTCACCGGTGAAACCAGCCCGTACCCGTTCTTCGAACAAATGCGGCGTACCGATCCGGTGTGGCATGGCAGCCTGTCGGACACCTCGCAGATGCCGGAAGAACTGCGCCCCAAGGACGAGTGGGTCCTGTTCAACTACGACGACGTCTTCCACGCCTTCCGCGACGACCGCATCTTCACCTCGGCCGAATACGACAAAACCATTGGTTTGGTGATGGGCCACACCATCCTGGCGATGGGCGGCAAGGAGCACCACGACCATCGAAACCTGGTGGCCAAGGCGTTCCGGGCCACAGCGCTGGAGCGCTGGGAGCCGTCGGTCATCGGTCCCGTGTGCGACGCGCTGGTCGACGAGATCAAAGACCGCGGCGAAGCGGATCTGGTCAAGGCGGTGACGTTCGAGTTCCCGACGAGGATCATCTCGGTCCTGCTCGGACTTCCCCCCGAGGATCTCGACCTGTTCCGCCGGCTTTCGCTCGACCTCATCTCCATCCCTACCGACATCATGGCGGGATTGACGGCCGCGGCCGAACTGCATGGCTACTTCCTCGAGCAGGTCGAACAGCGGCGCCGCAAACCCACCGACGACATCATCGGAGATCTGGTCGCCGCCGAGATCGACGGCCAGAAACTCTCCGACGAGGCCATCATCGCGTTCCTGCGCCTGTTACTCCCGGCGGGGCTGGAGACCACGTACCGCTCGTCGGGGAATCTGCTGTACCTGCTGCTGACCCACCCGGAACAACTGGAGATGGTTTACCGGGACCGGTCGCTGATACCGATGGCGATCGAGGAAGGGCTGCGGTTCGAGACACCGCTGACCATGGTGACGCGGACCACCACCGAGGACGTCGAGATCGGCGGCAAGACAATCCCCGAGGGGGCGCAGGTCGACATGTGCATGGGCTCGGCCAACCGCGACGAGACGCGCTGGACCGACCCGAATACGTTCGACATCCGCCGCCCACGGCAGGCCCACATCGCCTTCGCCGGCGGCATCCACATGTGCCTGGGCATGCACCTGGCCCGCATGGAGACGCGGGTGATGCTGAACAGCCTGTTCGACCGGGTGAAGGATCTGACGTTCGTCCCCGACGACGGAACCGGCGTGGAGTCAAAGATCGTCGGACTCACCTTCCGGTCGCCGAACAAACTTCCGGTCACCTTCGCCCCCACCGCATGA
- a CDS encoding Zn-dependent alcohol dehydrogenase: MKSRAAILHDVGGPWSVEEFELDAPRAGEVLVQLAAAGLCHSDDHILKGDMSAPNEVLRSLGLPTMFPTIGGHEGSGIIREIGPGVTDFAVGDHVVMSFVAVCGQCRWCASGMEYICDAGIGTMTPGMPTDGTFRHHTSDGRPLGHISKVGAFAEHTVVSTNSLVKIEPDLPLVPSALLSCAIPTGYGSVANRSGMRAGDTVVVVGAGGIGTGAIQGARINGAAQIVAVDPVDFKRKSAQLFGATHTAASVAEALDLVRGLTYGVMADAVVVSPSLITPADVRDALQLTRKGGTCVLTGMTSQLTRSVKIDLQDFILMNKTLAGTIFGSCNGKVDIPRLAKLYQSGQLQLDEMITRRYRLDDINDAYQDLLNGEIVRGVIDFGID, from the coding sequence ATGAAAAGCCGGGCAGCGATCCTGCACGACGTCGGCGGGCCGTGGTCCGTCGAGGAATTCGAACTCGACGCTCCGCGGGCCGGCGAGGTTCTGGTTCAACTGGCGGCCGCCGGCTTGTGCCACTCCGACGACCACATCCTCAAGGGCGACATGTCGGCACCCAATGAGGTGCTGCGATCGCTGGGTTTGCCCACCATGTTCCCGACGATCGGTGGACACGAGGGTTCCGGCATCATCCGCGAAATCGGTCCCGGTGTCACCGATTTCGCCGTCGGCGACCACGTGGTGATGTCATTCGTCGCCGTCTGCGGTCAATGCCGTTGGTGCGCTTCGGGTATGGAGTACATCTGCGACGCGGGCATCGGCACCATGACCCCTGGCATGCCCACCGACGGTACCTTCCGCCATCACACCTCCGACGGCCGGCCGTTGGGCCACATCTCGAAGGTCGGCGCCTTCGCCGAACACACGGTGGTGTCGACGAATTCGCTCGTGAAAATCGAACCCGATCTTCCGCTGGTACCGAGCGCCCTACTGTCCTGTGCGATTCCGACTGGTTACGGCTCGGTCGCGAATCGTTCCGGCATGCGGGCCGGCGATACCGTCGTCGTTGTTGGAGCCGGCGGAATCGGTACCGGGGCCATCCAGGGTGCGCGGATCAACGGGGCCGCGCAGATCGTCGCCGTCGACCCGGTGGACTTCAAACGGAAATCGGCTCAGCTCTTCGGCGCTACGCACACCGCCGCTTCGGTGGCCGAAGCGCTGGATCTGGTGCGGGGCCTGACCTACGGCGTGATGGCCGACGCGGTGGTGGTTTCGCCGTCGCTGATCACCCCCGCCGACGTCCGCGACGCGCTTCAACTCACTCGCAAGGGTGGTACCTGCGTGCTGACGGGCATGACTTCGCAACTGACACGGTCGGTCAAAATCGATCTGCAGGACTTCATCCTGATGAATAAGACCTTGGCTGGCACCATATTTGGCTCGTGCAACGGCAAGGTCGACATCCCCCGTCTGGCCAAGCTCTACCAAAGCGGCCAATTGCAGCTCGATGAGATGATCACCAGGCGCTATCGGCTCGATGACATCAATGACGCCTACCAAGACCTACTCAACGGTGAAATCGTCCGAGGGGTCATCGATTTCGGCATCGACTAG
- a CDS encoding cupin domain-containing protein encodes MLKNVVFIVVLLALGGWLGRQLIGPSSTPSVDYNVVAQSSDQGRKFIVRDTTIEPGGSIGWHWHRGHVIAVVKEGTLWHFGSDCTVDAVYKAGDSFIEPSGPEHVHDGRNFGKTPVVLEVLYVIPEGTPLLDTAPPPPTC; translated from the coding sequence GTGCTGAAGAACGTCGTCTTCATCGTGGTTCTGCTTGCTCTAGGAGGCTGGCTCGGTCGCCAGCTCATCGGACCGTCGTCAACTCCCAGCGTGGACTACAACGTCGTCGCGCAAAGTTCGGACCAGGGAAGAAAATTCATCGTCCGCGACACCACGATCGAACCAGGCGGCAGCATTGGCTGGCACTGGCATCGCGGCCACGTCATCGCCGTCGTCAAGGAGGGGACCCTGTGGCATTTCGGCAGTGACTGCACCGTCGACGCGGTCTACAAGGCGGGTGACTCGTTCATCGAGCCCAGCGGACCCGAGCATGTCCATGACGGCAGAAACTTCGGGAAGACCCCCGTCGTGCTCGAGGTGCTCTACGTCATTCCCGAAGGCACACCGCTTCTCGACACGGCTCCGCCGCCGCCAACTTGCTAG
- a CDS encoding SDR family NAD(P)-dependent oxidoreductase: MSTHTALVTGGGSGIGRGVAEMLREAGHDVVVWDVSGGDIDCDVSDADAVTAAMEQTVREHGVPTRVVTSAGIGSSGLLLKVPPAEWERVLSVNLTGTWYTIRAAAQAMIDAEVEGSIVAVSSISGTVADRDMGAYCVSKAGVDMLVKVAAVEWGVHGIRVNAVGPGVTRTPMLPNAETWPAWIDGVSKKTALRRLGEPEDVAGAIVGILEMPWVTGQVLHADGGLALHSPIDAYGQVEKLMRLKRLRAIAEQRDKAKKD; the protein is encoded by the coding sequence GTGAGCACCCACACTGCGTTGGTAACCGGTGGCGGCTCGGGGATCGGTCGAGGGGTCGCCGAGATGCTGCGCGAGGCCGGCCACGACGTGGTGGTGTGGGACGTGTCGGGGGGAGACATCGACTGCGACGTCAGCGATGCCGACGCCGTGACGGCGGCGATGGAGCAAACCGTCCGGGAGCACGGAGTGCCTACCCGAGTCGTGACTTCCGCCGGCATCGGGTCGTCCGGCCTGCTGTTGAAGGTGCCACCCGCGGAATGGGAGCGGGTGCTGTCGGTCAACCTCACCGGCACCTGGTACACCATTCGCGCGGCCGCCCAGGCCATGATCGATGCCGAGGTGGAGGGTTCGATCGTTGCGGTCTCGAGCATCAGCGGCACCGTCGCCGACCGCGACATGGGTGCCTACTGCGTCTCCAAAGCCGGTGTGGACATGCTGGTGAAGGTCGCGGCGGTGGAGTGGGGTGTCCACGGCATCCGGGTCAATGCCGTCGGACCCGGCGTGACCCGGACCCCGATGCTGCCCAACGCCGAGACCTGGCCGGCGTGGATCGACGGCGTGTCCAAGAAAACAGCGTTGCGTCGCCTAGGCGAGCCGGAAGATGTGGCCGGCGCGATCGTCGGCATCCTTGAAATGCCCTGGGTGACCGGGCAAGTGCTACACGCCGACGGTGGGCTGGCGCTGCACAGCCCCATCGATGCGTACGGGCAAGTGGAAAAGCTGATGAGGCTCAAGCGCCTGCGAGCCATCGCGGAACAGCGCGACAAGGCCAAGAAGGATTAG
- a CDS encoding SDR family NAD(P)-dependent oxidoreductase, protein MTQKTIVITGASDGIGAAAARRLTQNGGKVVVVGRSETKTKAVATELGADYFVTDFSDLSQVRALADKLRSEYPRIDVLANNAGGMSTAVVMTGDGYERTYQVNYLAPFLLTTQLMDVLVESRATVLNTTSNSQKLLPRVTVDQLENTAQSRPSIAYARTKLAIILFTRELHRRYHSQGVAAATFHPGYVNSNFGDASGSRFLNFMKRYSPLERFTLSADEGADQLVWLASSTPGVDWRPGEYYWKRKVAKAHRSAYDPHLASQLWDRTLAKVAD, encoded by the coding sequence ATGACGCAGAAGACGATTGTCATCACCGGTGCCAGCGACGGGATCGGTGCCGCGGCGGCCCGACGACTGACCCAGAACGGGGGAAAGGTTGTCGTTGTCGGCCGTTCGGAAACCAAGACCAAAGCGGTGGCGACGGAGTTGGGCGCGGACTATTTCGTCACCGACTTCTCCGACCTGTCCCAGGTGAGGGCACTGGCGGACAAGCTCCGTTCGGAATACCCGCGCATCGACGTACTGGCCAACAACGCCGGCGGCATGAGCACGGCCGTCGTCATGACCGGTGACGGATACGAGCGGACGTATCAGGTGAACTACCTGGCACCGTTTCTGCTCACCACGCAGTTGATGGACGTGCTGGTCGAATCCCGCGCTACGGTCCTCAACACCACCAGCAACTCGCAGAAGCTGCTTCCCCGCGTCACGGTCGACCAGTTGGAGAACACCGCCCAGAGCCGGCCCAGCATTGCTTACGCGCGCACCAAACTCGCAATCATCCTGTTCACCAGGGAATTACATCGCCGGTACCACTCGCAGGGAGTCGCGGCCGCGACCTTTCATCCCGGCTACGTCAACTCCAACTTCGGTGACGCATCGGGCTCGAGATTTTTAAACTTCATGAAGCGTTACTCACCCCTCGAGCGATTCACGCTATCGGCCGACGAGGGAGCCGACCAGTTGGTCTGGCTCGCTTCGAGCACGCCGGGAGTTGATTGGCGGCCGGGTGAGTACTACTGGAAGCGCAAGGTCGCAAAAGCCCACAGATCGGCATACGACCCCCACCTCGCGAGCCAGCTGTGGGACCGCACGCTGGCCAAGGTCGCCGACTGA